The genomic DNA TGGTGGCGACGACGGCCGGCAGCCGGCCCGCCTTGAGGTCGTCCTCGACCTGGGCTCGCTGCTCCTTGCTGACCGAGCCGTGGTGGGCGCGTGCGAGGACGGGCGACGCGCCGTGGCTCTGCCCGGACTGGGCCATGACCTGGGCGGGGGTCGTGGTCGTACGCCGTGCGCCGACCTCGGCGGCACCCTCGCCGTCACCCGCCGCGGCCTCCAGGCGCTCCTGCCAGATCTCGTTGAGGCGGGCCGTGAGGCGCTCGGCGAGCCGGCGTGAGTTGGCGAACACCAGCGTCGAGCGGTGCTGCGCGACCAGGTCGACGATGCGTTCTTCGACGTGCGGCCAGATCGACGCCCGCTCCTGCGGGTCGTCGTCAGCACCGACCGGGCCGGCACCCAGCTCGGTCATGTCGGGCACGGGGACGACGACCTCGAGGTCCCACTGCTTCTGCGACGGTGGCTGCACCGTGGTGACCGGCCGACCGCCGGCGAGGAAACGGGCGACCTCGTCGACCGGGCGCACCGTCGCCGAGAGCCCGATGCGCTGGGCGGCCTGGGGCAGCAAGGCATCCAGGCGTTCGAGGGTGAGCGCCAGGTGAGCGCCGCGCTTGGTGCCGGCGACCGCGTGGACCTCGTCGATGATGACCGTCTCGACGCCGGCGAGTGCCTCGCGAGCGGACGAGGTGAGCAGCAGGAACAACGACTCGGGAGTCGTGATCAGCACGTCCGACGGACGCCGCTGGAACGCCCGCCTCTCCTGGGCCGGGGTGTCGCCCGATCGCACCGCCACGGTGACATCGGGCTCGGGCAGGCCCAGCCGGGTGGCGGCGTGCTTGATGCCGACGAGAGGCGAGCGCAGGTTGCGCTCGACGTCGACCGCGAGCGCCTTCATCGGCGAGACGTAGAGCACCCGGCAGCGCTGGAGCGGCTCGTCCGGGACCGGCTCGGCAGCCAGCCGGTCGAGGGCCCACAGGAACGCCGACAGCGTCTTGCCCGAACCCGTCGGCGCCACGACGAGGGTGTGCTGTCCCGAGCTGATCGCGTCCCAGGCGCCGGCCTGCGCGGCGGTGGGCTCGCTGAAGCTGCCCGTGAACCACTCACGGGTCGCCGGTGAGAACCGGCTGAGGACGTCCTGCGGCATACGCCCCAGCCTGCCACCGGCGTACGACATCAGCTCAGTGGCCGCGCGCATACTGGAGTGATGACGGATGCCGTACGCCGTCGCGCGGCCGAGGCGATGCGCCGCACCCCGCGGGCCGACTTCCTCCCGCCCGAGGAGGCCGCTCGCGCCGGCCACGACGGTCCGCTCCCGATCGGCGGCGGGCAGACGAGCTCGCAACCACGCACGGTGCTCGACATGCTCGAGCTGCTCGACGTCCGGCCCGGTCAGCGGGTGCTCGACGTGGGCGCGGGCTCGGGCTGGACGACGGCGATCCTGGCGGACCTCGTCGGCCCGCAGGGGCGCGTGACCGGGGTCGAACGGGTCTCCGCCCTCGCCGACCGGGCGGCCTCGTCGGTCGCGTCCGCCGGTCGCCCGTGGGCCACCGTCCATCGCGCCCAGCCGGACGTGCTCGGGCTGCCGGGCGAGGCGCCGTACGACCGGGTGCTCGTCTCGGCGATGGCCGACCGGATGCCGACGTCCCTGGTCGAGCAGCTCGTCGTCGCCGGCGTCCTGGTCGCTCCTGTCGCCGGCCGGATGCTGCGCGTGACGCGCACGACCGGCGCTCCGGTGGTCGAGGAGCACGGCTGGTACAGCTTCGTGCCGCTGGTCGTCGACGGTGATGACTGGTAGTCATACGCCATGGACGCTGATCAGCTGACGCTCACGATCACCCGCACGGGCGGCATCGTGGGCTTCGACGACCGCATCACGATCGAGCCGGACGGTCGGGTCGAGCTCACCACCAGAGGCCTCCCGGACGGCGAGTCGGGTCGACTGCTCGACGACTGGTACGAGCGCGTGAGCACCGCTCGCGACGCGGTCGACTGGACGGCCCTCGGTGACGACACGCCCACGACGCGGCACCCCGACGACATGATCGTGGCGGTGAGAACCGTTGCAGGAGTAGGACGTTCGGACGACGAAAGGCTCGGCGACCTCGGCCCGCTCGCGCAGGACCTCGTCAACGACCTGATGGGCGGCATCGAGGCGTCGTCGTCCTGCGGACCGGACCGACCTGCGTAGTGCGCCTGCCGGACTACTTCCCGGCGAGGTCGGCGACGACCTGCGCCAACGGTCCGGCGACGTCGGCCCCGAGCACGAAGTGGGAGAACCCGAGCTCCTCTCGCCGCCGCAGGATCTCGTCGGTGGCAGCCGCGGGATCGCTGGGCAGGTGGGCGAGCGAGTCGGCCGCGCGGACGGCGGCCGCGTCGGTGTCGGGACCGGCCATGAACGGCGCGACGCCGTCGCCGACCACCGGCACGTGCAGTGCCAGCTCGAGGTCACGGCTGTTGTCGAACTGCCGCACCCGACGCGTGGTCTCGGCGCGTGTCTCGAGCTGGGGCATCACGAACGTCACCGTGTCCGCGAGCTCGGCGGCCAGGGCCTGGGCGCGCGGTCCGGAGACCGCCATGACGACCGGCGTGTGACGGTCGGTGCCGTCCAGCTCACGCAGCGCCACGATGACGTCGCGGACCTGATCGGAGCGGCTGCGCGAGGAGTCGACGGGGATGCCGAGGTCGCGCAGCTGGTCGGCGATGCCGGGTCTGCCCGTGCCGATGCCCATCTCGAAGCGGCCCTCGGTGAGCACGGACAGCGAGTGCGCCTCCCATGCGGTCATCCAGGGCGGTCTGACGGGGCAGGCGTAGACCCAGGTGCCGACGCGCAGGCCGGTCACCGACCCGGCGACGGCCAGCGCGGGCCCCGGGGCGGGCTGCCACTGCGGTGTGTCGGGCATCAGGACCGTCGAGTAACCGCTGTCGGCCAGGGACCGCAGGCTGTCGGTCCAGGTCGGCAGGTCGGTGGTGAACGGCGCGACCGCGCCGAATCGCAGGGGTCGGCGCGTCGGCGGGTTCGGCGTCTCGGGCATGGTGCTCACCTCTTCGTCAGACCCGACACGTCGTCGGGTGCTCATCATCTCCACGAAGGCGTCGAGGCGGATGCGACAGTGCGAGCCAGGCCGGTCGTCGTACCGCGACATGCTCGACGACCGGCCGGCCGGAGTTCGTCAGCCGAGCGTCACCGCGGTGTCGTCGACGACGAAGCTCGTCTGCAGCGAGGCGTCCTCGGTCATCAGGAACTTCACGGTGACCGTCCTGCCCTTGTACGCCGACAGGTCGAGCGTCTTCTGCGCGTAGACGGTGCTGGTGCCCACGTTGGAGTGGGTCGCGAGGGTGGTCGTGCTCGTGCTGCTCGCGACCTGCACCTTCATCGTGTCGTACGCCGTGCTGCCGGTCTCGGCCGTGTCGGAGCGCAGCCAGTACGACAGCCTCGGGGCGGGCGCGGTCGAGGGGATCGTCACCGTCTGCGACTCGGTCTCGGCCGAGGTCGACCCGTTGCCACCGAGCCACATCTTCCAGCTGCCGGTCCGCGCCGGCCGGCTCGTGCTGCTGGTGATCGGGCCGGACGTGCCGGTCCAGTCCACAGCGCCGGCCTCGAAGCCGGGGTTCTTCAGCAGGTTGTCCCCGGACGGCGGCGGTGTCGTGCCGTAGTCCTTGGCGGCGTACGACCAGATCATGTGGCCGATCGCGTCGATGTTGCGGTCGAGCGCCGTGAGGTCGAGGTTGGCGCTGGTGTCGCAGGAGGAGTGGTAGCAGGGGTCGAAGGCGCGCCCGGCCGTCCCGCCCCACTTGCTGGCCTGGGCGCTGGTCTTCGTGCCCTCGGCGCCGGTGAACGTGCCTGCGGTCGGGATGCCGAGCGACCTGAACGCCGCGTGGTCCGAACGGCCCTGCACGTCGATGTACTCCCACGGGATGCCCTTCCCGTCGAAGTACGCGGTGAGGTCGTCGCGCGCGCCGTCGCCGGCCGGGTTGTCGTCGTAGACGAAGTACCCGGGGTTGGGCGAGGCGATCATGTCGAAGTTGAGGTAGACCTCGACCTTGTCGCGCTCGGCGGTCGGCAGGTTGTTGACGTAGTACTTGGAGCCGAGCAGTCCGAGCTCCTCAGCGCCCCAGAAGCCGAATCGCACTCTGTTCTTCGCGGATTCGCCGCTCCGCGCGTAGGCGAGGGCGGTCTCGAGGATGCCCGCGCTTGCGGACCCGTTGTCGTTGATGCCCGGTCCGCTGGACACGCTGTCCAGGTGTGCGCCGGCCATGACGACGTGGTTCGCGTCGCCGTGCGGCCACT from Luteipulveratus halotolerans includes the following:
- a CDS encoding M28 family metallopeptidase — encoded protein: MRTTTLRYAAAAAVATAVTLTPSASASTPTLADPDISVTSTKAHLDQLQSIATANGGNRATGRPGYKASVDWVKSQLDAAGYVTTVQPFSTSSGTSYNLIAEWPHGDANHVVMAGAHLDSVSSGPGINDNGSASAGILETALAYARSGESAKNRVRFGFWGAEELGLLGSKYYVNNLPTAERDKVEVYLNFDMIASPNPGYFVYDDNPAGDGARDDLTAYFDGKGIPWEYIDVQGRSDHAAFRSLGIPTAGTFTGAEGTKTSAQASKWGGTAGRAFDPCYHSSCDTSANLDLTALDRNIDAIGHMIWSYAAKDYGTTPPPSGDNLLKNPGFEAGAVDWTGTSGPITSSTSRPARTGSWKMWLGGNGSTSAETESQTVTIPSTAPAPRLSYWLRSDTAETGSTAYDTMKVQVASSTSTTTLATHSNVGTSTVYAQKTLDLSAYKGRTVTVKFLMTEDASLQTSFVVDDTAVTLG
- a CDS encoding LLM class flavin-dependent oxidoreductase is translated as MPETPNPPTRRPLRFGAVAPFTTDLPTWTDSLRSLADSGYSTVLMPDTPQWQPAPGPALAVAGSVTGLRVGTWVYACPVRPPWMTAWEAHSLSVLTEGRFEMGIGTGRPGIADQLRDLGIPVDSSRSRSDQVRDVIVALRELDGTDRHTPVVMAVSGPRAQALAAELADTVTFVMPQLETRAETTRRVRQFDNSRDLELALHVPVVGDGVAPFMAGPDTDAAAVRAADSLAHLPSDPAAATDEILRRREELGFSHFVLGADVAGPLAQVVADLAGK
- a CDS encoding protein-L-isoaspartate O-methyltransferase family protein — encoded protein: MTDAVRRRAAEAMRRTPRADFLPPEEAARAGHDGPLPIGGGQTSSQPRTVLDMLELLDVRPGQRVLDVGAGSGWTTAILADLVGPQGRVTGVERVSALADRAASSVASAGRPWATVHRAQPDVLGLPGEAPYDRVLVSAMADRMPTSLVEQLVVAGVLVAPVAGRMLRVTRTTGAPVVEEHGWYSFVPLVVDGDDW